In Janibacter cremeus, a genomic segment contains:
- a CDS encoding right-handed parallel beta-helix repeat-containing protein produces MTFRATTSRGIRVRRRAVTVTVALTAAAALSACQPYGPNGPGSVIPPDGNGSSAEPTEPTTEPTTEPTEPTTEPTEPTEPTTEPTEPTEPTTEPTEPTEPTTEPTEPTEPTTEPTEPTEPTEPTTEPTEPTEPTEPTEPTTEPTEPTEPTEPTTEPTEPTEPTTEPTEPTEPAPEPTTEPAPEPTTEPTEPAPEPTTEPTEPAPEPTTEPTEPAPEPTTEPTEPAPEPSSPQGFPDAQSTGVPAGVELEPSDSLRITQDGTVIDGLHVNGVITIDADDVTIRNTLVQTGTSLYPIKVTDDTTGAVIENVEVDNEGGTGIGIYLQGAATVRNANIHSAEDGIRIQEDNVLIEDSYIHDLQPHEGGHHDSIQIRNGDNVTIRGNNLQAYVPSLDTPLNASLQIGSLAGDDPISNLQVIGNLMNGGNYTINGGRSGDTDSAHYADNRFGDDYRYGAVGNLQDGSVWEDTNVWHDTGEPVR; encoded by the coding sequence GTGACTTTCCGAGCGACCACGAGCCGCGGCATCCGGGTCCGAAGACGAGCCGTCACCGTCACCGTTGCGCTGACCGCAGCTGCAGCGCTGAGCGCCTGCCAGCCCTACGGTCCCAACGGCCCCGGCAGTGTCATCCCTCCCGATGGGAACGGCTCCTCGGCCGAGCCCACCGAGCCGACCACCGAGCCGACCACCGAGCCGACCGAGCCGACCACCGAGCCCACCGAGCCGACCGAGCCGACCACCGAGCCCACCGAGCCGACCGAGCCGACCACCGAGCCCACCGAGCCGACCGAGCCGACCACCGAGCCCACCGAGCCGACCGAGCCGACCACCGAGCCCACCGAGCCGACCGAGCCGACCGAGCCGACCACCGAGCCCACCGAGCCCACCGAGCCGACCGAGCCGACCGAGCCGACCACCGAGCCCACCGAGCCGACCGAGCCGACCGAGCCGACCACCGAGCCCACCGAGCCGACCGAGCCGACCACCGAGCCCACCGAGCCCACCGAGCCGGCACCCGAGCCGACCACCGAGCCGGCACCCGAGCCGACCACCGAGCCCACCGAGCCGGCACCCGAGCCGACCACCGAGCCCACCGAGCCGGCACCCGAGCCGACCACCGAGCCCACCGAGCCGGCACCCGAGCCGACCACCGAGCCCACCGAGCCGGCACCCGAGCCCAGCTCCCCACAGGGCTTCCCGGATGCGCAGAGCACGGGCGTTCCGGCAGGGGTCGAGCTGGAGCCATCCGACAGCCTGCGGATCACCCAGGACGGCACCGTGATCGACGGCTTGCACGTCAACGGAGTCATCACCATCGACGCGGATGACGTGACCATTCGCAACACCCTCGTCCAGACAGGCACCAGCCTCTACCCCATCAAGGTCACCGACGACACCACGGGCGCCGTCATCGAGAACGTCGAGGTCGACAACGAGGGAGGCACCGGCATCGGCATCTACCTCCAAGGCGCTGCCACCGTGCGCAACGCCAACATCCACTCCGCCGAGGACGGCATCCGCATCCAGGAGGACAACGTCCTCATCGAGGACTCCTACATCCACGACCTGCAGCCCCACGAGGGCGGCCACCACGACTCCATCCAGATCCGCAACGGCGACAACGTCACCATCCGTGGAAACAACCTGCAGGCATACGTCCCCTCCCTGGACACCCCGCTGAACGCATCCCTGCAAATCGGATCCCTCGCCGGAGACGACCCGATCAGCAACCTCCAGGTCATCGGCAACCTCATGAACGGCGGCAACTACACCATCAACGGCGGCCGCAGCGGCGACACCGACAGCGCCCACTACGCCGACAACCGCTTCGGCGACGACTACCGCTACGGCGCCGTCGGCAACCTCCAGGACGGCAGCGTCTGGGAAGACACCAACGTCTGGCACGACACCGGAGAACCGGTCCGCTAG